The Amycolatopsis viridis genome window below encodes:
- a CDS encoding DUF3072 domain-containing protein produces MTGPQNPEKDPQEWTTGEEPMTGPQLSYLQTLAREAGEELPEDLTKAQASQLIDRLQEKTGRGADT; encoded by the coding sequence GTGACCGGACCGCAGAACCCGGAGAAGGACCCGCAGGAGTGGACGACCGGCGAGGAGCCGATGACCGGCCCGCAGCTGTCGTACCTGCAGACACTGGCCCGCGAGGCCGGTGAGGAGCTGCCGGAGGACCTCACCAAGGCGCAGGCGTCGCAGCTCATCGACCGCCTGCAGGAAAAAACCGGCCGCGGCGCGGACACCTGA
- a CDS encoding aminotransferase class V-fold PLP-dependent enzyme, which yields MARISPSYLLQFDEPAGYLDFARYGPPSHAVVDTTARLLHSSAKAGPSTVDDLMRQEVRAKAAVARLCGTDTDHVVLLPNTSQGLFQAAFNAPPGEVLVSAAEFPANTYPWARAAEAGRITLRRMRPPHGYATPEAVAAELSGDTTTVSVSAVDFRTGYRADLAALRDTVGDRLLVVDGIQGFGVADEPWQAADVLVVGGQKWLRAGWGTGFAVLSDRALERLRPVLSGWTGAHDAGLFDDEIHPPAEFAASWSISNLSPVTSGAFAAALELVEEAGVAAIESRIAERVGELEEMLRSLGAEIVSATQRRAGILAFRLPGHSAERVGAVLAADGIAATVRTDHVRLSPHASTPASAAEAVRAALTYLSRPLPAGPRFAADATDSVLSALVPAVDGLAAMLGPGNEVVLHDLSKLPDSIIAIAGEITGRTPGGPMTDLLLGLVRRGTTHDLTNYETHGPDGRPIRSSTIFLRDADGVAIGCLCVNSEVTRGPATEVRTESFPPDVDSLQRFLVDRAVAQTGIPVELMKKKHKAAVVRELEEAGFFLIKDAVDFLAGELEVTRYTIYNYLNEIRG from the coding sequence ATGGCCAGGATCTCGCCCAGCTACCTGCTCCAGTTCGACGAGCCCGCGGGCTACCTGGACTTCGCCCGGTACGGCCCGCCCTCGCACGCCGTCGTGGACACCACCGCGCGCCTGCTGCACTCCTCGGCGAAGGCCGGACCGTCCACTGTGGACGACCTGATGCGGCAGGAGGTCCGCGCGAAGGCCGCGGTGGCACGCCTGTGCGGCACCGACACCGATCACGTCGTCCTGCTGCCCAACACCAGCCAGGGCCTGTTCCAGGCCGCCTTCAACGCCCCGCCCGGCGAAGTCCTGGTGTCCGCGGCGGAATTCCCGGCCAACACCTACCCGTGGGCGCGCGCCGCGGAGGCCGGGCGGATCACGCTGCGCCGCATGCGGCCGCCGCACGGGTACGCCACGCCGGAGGCCGTCGCCGCGGAGCTCAGCGGCGACACCACCACGGTGTCGGTCAGCGCCGTGGACTTCCGCACCGGCTACCGCGCCGACCTCGCGGCGCTGCGGGACACCGTCGGCGACCGGCTGCTCGTCGTCGACGGCATCCAGGGTTTCGGCGTGGCCGACGAGCCGTGGCAGGCCGCCGACGTACTGGTCGTGGGCGGGCAGAAGTGGCTGCGCGCGGGCTGGGGCACCGGGTTCGCCGTGCTGTCGGACCGGGCGCTGGAACGGCTGCGCCCGGTGCTGTCCGGCTGGACCGGCGCGCACGACGCGGGCCTGTTCGACGACGAGATCCACCCGCCCGCGGAGTTCGCGGCGTCCTGGTCGATCAGCAACCTCAGCCCGGTCACCTCGGGCGCCTTCGCGGCCGCGCTGGAGCTGGTCGAGGAGGCCGGGGTGGCGGCCATCGAGTCACGCATCGCCGAGCGGGTCGGTGAGCTGGAGGAGATGCTGCGGTCACTGGGCGCCGAGATCGTGTCCGCGACCCAGCGGCGCGCCGGGATCCTCGCGTTCCGGCTGCCCGGGCACTCCGCCGAGCGGGTCGGGGCGGTGCTGGCCGCCGACGGCATCGCCGCGACCGTGCGCACCGACCACGTGCGGTTGTCCCCGCACGCCTCCACACCGGCGTCGGCGGCGGAGGCGGTGCGCGCCGCGCTGACCTACCTGTCCCGGCCGCTGCCCGCCGGCCCCCGGTTCGCCGCGGACGCCACCGACTCGGTGCTGTCCGCGCTGGTCCCGGCGGTCGACGGGCTGGCCGCGATGCTCGGGCCGGGCAACGAGGTGGTGCTGCACGACCTGTCCAAGCTGCCCGATTCCATCATCGCGATCGCCGGGGAGATCACCGGCCGCACCCCCGGCGGCCCGATGACCGACCTGCTGCTCGGCCTGGTGCGCCGCGGCACCACGCACGACCTGACCAACTACGAGACGCACGGCCCGGACGGCAGGCCGATCCGGTCGTCGACGATCTTCCTGCGCGACGCCGACGGCGTGGCGATCGGCTGCCTGTGCGTCAACAGCGAGGTGACGCGGGGGCCGGCGACGGAGGTGCGGACGGAGAGCTTCCCGCCCGATGTGGACAGCCTGCAGCGGTTCCTGGTGGACCGGGCGGTCGCGCAGACCGGGATCCCGGTGGAGCTGATGAAGAAGAAGCACAAGGCGGCCGTCGTCCGCGAGCTGGAGGAGGCCGGGTTCTTCCTGATCAAGGACGCGGTGGACTTCCTCGCCGGCGAGCTCGAGGTCACCCGCTACACCATCTACAACTACCTCAACGAGATCCGGGGCTGA
- a CDS encoding amino acid ABC transporter ATP-binding protein, with product MTEPLLRAVGVRKHFAGTEVLRGIDLDVHKGQVVCLLGPSGAGKSTFLRCVNHLETIDAGQVWVDGEPIGFRLHKGKLHELREREVARQRQDIGMVFQRFNLFAHRTVLQNVTEGPVRVRGLDPAQARRTALELLDRVGLAHRAGAYPDQLSGGQQQRVAIARALAMKPKLMLFDEPTSALDPELVGEVLEVMTSLAAEGMTMVVVTHEMGFAREVADEVVFMADGAVVETGPPAQVLGAPRHERTRQFLARIL from the coding sequence ATGACCGAACCCCTGTTGCGCGCGGTCGGCGTGCGCAAGCACTTCGCCGGCACCGAGGTGCTGCGCGGCATCGACCTGGATGTCCACAAGGGACAGGTGGTGTGCCTGCTCGGTCCGTCCGGCGCCGGCAAGAGCACCTTCCTGCGGTGCGTCAACCACCTGGAGACGATCGACGCCGGGCAGGTGTGGGTGGACGGCGAGCCGATCGGGTTCCGCCTGCACAAGGGAAAGCTGCACGAGCTGCGTGAGCGGGAGGTCGCCCGGCAGCGGCAGGACATCGGCATGGTGTTCCAGCGGTTCAACCTGTTCGCCCACCGCACCGTGCTGCAGAACGTCACCGAGGGCCCGGTGCGGGTGCGCGGCCTGGATCCGGCCCAGGCCCGGCGTACCGCGCTGGAGCTGCTGGACCGGGTGGGCCTGGCGCACCGCGCCGGCGCCTACCCCGATCAGCTCTCCGGCGGCCAGCAGCAGCGGGTCGCGATCGCGCGGGCGCTGGCGATGAAACCGAAACTGATGTTGTTCGACGAGCCGACCTCGGCGCTGGACCCGGAGCTGGTCGGCGAGGTCCTGGAGGTGATGACCTCGCTCGCGGCCGAAGGGATGACAATGGTCGTCGTGACACACGAGATGGGGTTCGCACGGGAGGTGGCCGACGAGGTCGTCTTCATGGCCGACGGCGCGGTCGTGGAGACCGGGCCGCCCGCGCAGGTCCTCGGCGCGCCCCGGCACGAGCGCACCCGGCAGTTCCTGGCGCGCATCCTCTGA
- a CDS encoding amino acid ABC transporter permease, translating to MPEADVTTRVPQAELPIVRLRHWGRWVAAVIILALLAGLGVVLAGAKISYDTVPGFLWYRVMAVGLLNTVLLAVIAQAVAVVIGVVIALMRRSANPVARVVAAVYIWLFRGLPVLLQILIWFNLALVFEFVSIPLPFGGGYLVHEPTNVVVSAFVAALLGLALNESAYMAEIVRAGLNSVDRGQTEAAKSIGMTPATTLRRIVLPQAMRVIIPPTGNDFINMLKGTSMASVIGVTELIHAANNISSNNLLVMETLLAAAIWYMVVVTVAGIGQHYLERAFAAEPVAARPWSRVGRALTTLRRA from the coding sequence ATGCCGGAAGCTGACGTCACCACCCGGGTGCCGCAGGCCGAACTGCCCATCGTCCGGCTGCGGCACTGGGGCCGCTGGGTGGCCGCGGTGATCATCCTGGCGCTGCTGGCGGGTCTCGGCGTGGTGCTGGCCGGCGCGAAGATCTCCTACGACACGGTCCCCGGGTTCCTGTGGTACCGGGTGATGGCCGTGGGCCTGCTCAACACCGTCCTGCTCGCGGTGATCGCGCAGGCCGTCGCCGTCGTCATCGGTGTGGTGATCGCCCTGATGCGGCGCTCGGCGAACCCGGTGGCCCGTGTGGTCGCCGCGGTCTACATCTGGCTGTTCCGCGGGCTGCCGGTGCTGCTGCAGATCCTGATCTGGTTCAACCTGGCGCTGGTGTTCGAGTTCGTCTCGATCCCGCTGCCGTTCGGCGGCGGCTACCTGGTGCACGAGCCGACCAACGTGGTGGTCAGCGCGTTCGTCGCGGCACTGCTCGGGCTCGCGCTCAACGAGAGCGCCTACATGGCCGAGATCGTGCGGGCGGGCCTGAACAGCGTCGACCGCGGCCAGACCGAGGCGGCGAAGTCGATCGGCATGACCCCGGCCACCACGCTGCGGCGGATCGTGCTGCCGCAGGCGATGCGGGTCATCATCCCGCCGACCGGCAACGACTTCATCAACATGCTCAAGGGCACCTCGATGGCGTCGGTGATCGGGGTGACCGAGCTGATCCACGCGGCCAACAACATCTCCTCGAACAACCTGCTGGTGATGGAGACCCTGCTGGCGGCCGCGATCTGGTACATGGTCGTGGTCACCGTCGCCGGGATCGGCCAGCACTACCTGGAACGCGCGTTCGCGGCCGAGCCCGTCGCGGCCCGGCCCTGGTCCCGGGTGGGCCGCGCCCTGACGACGCTGCGGAGGGCCTGA
- a CDS encoding ABC transporter substrate-binding protein has translation MSARSRVTRWGAVVVGCLLLTTACGGGSDGAGGAAGGTATGSGVPDTAAILQGVTKDAQLASSLPAPIAQAGKLTIGANMQSAPNNFYAADGKTPVGFEVDIAKAVAAKLGLTAQHTDMAFGSLITSLQSGRLDLTMAGMNDTKARQQQIDFVDYFTSGITIMVRKGNPDGITGPDSLCGKNVAVVQGTSHQTFATEQSTRCVQAGKPPVTTTATDSDSQNQNQLRTGRVAAILNDLPTAAYVSKNAGNGEFFEVVPGEPINGGPYGIGVNKANPQLRDAVAKALTELADDGTYGRILGAWGVQQGAITKVTVNAGS, from the coding sequence ATGTCTGCGAGGTCACGGGTGACGCGCTGGGGCGCGGTGGTCGTCGGCTGCCTGCTGCTCACGACCGCGTGCGGCGGCGGGTCCGACGGTGCCGGCGGTGCCGCCGGGGGGACCGCGACCGGCTCGGGGGTGCCGGACACCGCGGCCATCCTGCAGGGCGTCACGAAGGACGCCCAGCTCGCGTCGTCCCTCCCGGCGCCGATCGCGCAGGCCGGCAAACTCACCATCGGCGCGAACATGCAGTCCGCACCGAACAACTTCTACGCCGCCGACGGCAAGACGCCGGTCGGGTTCGAAGTGGACATCGCCAAGGCCGTCGCGGCGAAACTCGGCCTCACCGCGCAGCACACCGATATGGCCTTCGGCTCACTGATCACCAGCCTGCAATCCGGACGGCTGGACCTCACGATGGCCGGGATGAACGACACGAAGGCGCGCCAGCAGCAGATCGACTTCGTGGACTACTTCACCTCCGGCATCACGATCATGGTCCGCAAGGGCAACCCGGACGGCATCACCGGCCCGGACTCGCTGTGCGGCAAGAACGTCGCGGTCGTGCAGGGCACCAGCCACCAGACCTTCGCCACCGAGCAGAGCACCAGGTGCGTCCAGGCCGGCAAGCCGCCGGTCACCACGACCGCCACCGACAGCGACTCGCAGAACCAGAACCAGCTGCGCACCGGGCGGGTCGCCGCGATCCTCAACGACCTGCCGACCGCCGCTTACGTCAGCAAGAACGCGGGCAACGGCGAGTTCTTCGAGGTCGTGCCCGGTGAGCCGATCAACGGCGGCCCCTACGGCATCGGCGTCAACAAGGCCAACCCGCAGCTGCGCGACGCCGTGGCGAAGGCGCTGACCGAGCTCGCCGACGACGGCACCTACGGCCGCATCCTCGGCGCGTGGGGCGTGCAGCAGGGCGCGATCACGAAGGTCACCGTCAATGCCGGAAGCTGA
- a CDS encoding polysaccharide deacetylase family protein, which translates to MRYQVLRPPYCYRWAVLISVVLVTVSLILSLSWSGAEGTPGAPQPAPQPAPEQPAGTAAPAGTAAPPGPRAPVRTTARSGRFVALTFDDGPDPGYTPQILDLLAQHGAVATFCMVGTQVRRHPELVRQVLGHGMRLCDHTADHDEQLARRDEARMSADITGARTDLRLAAGSDVPVPYFRAPGGNWSDTITALAVRAGMTPLGWSVDSRDWTLPGVPAIVAGVRQAVRPGAVILFHDGGGRRAQTVAALAELLPWLTAQGYQFDFPAT; encoded by the coding sequence ATGCGTTATCAGGTGCTCCGCCCCCCGTACTGCTACCGGTGGGCCGTCCTGATCTCCGTGGTGCTCGTGACCGTCTCCCTGATCCTTTCGCTGTCCTGGTCGGGCGCCGAAGGCACGCCCGGCGCGCCGCAACCCGCGCCGCAACCCGCACCGGAACAGCCGGCGGGTACCGCCGCACCCGCCGGCACCGCCGCGCCGCCGGGCCCGCGCGCCCCGGTGCGCACCACCGCCCGTTCCGGCCGGTTCGTGGCACTGACCTTCGACGACGGCCCGGATCCCGGCTACACACCCCAAATCCTCGACCTGCTGGCGCAGCACGGCGCGGTCGCCACGTTCTGCATGGTCGGCACCCAGGTCCGCCGGCACCCGGAACTGGTCCGGCAGGTGCTCGGGCACGGGATGCGCCTGTGCGACCACACCGCCGACCACGACGAGCAACTCGCCCGGCGGGACGAGGCACGCATGTCCGCGGACATCACCGGTGCCCGCACGGATCTGCGACTGGCTGCCGGGAGCGACGTTCCCGTTCCCTACTTCCGCGCGCCCGGTGGCAACTGGTCGGACACGATCACCGCACTCGCCGTCCGCGCCGGGATGACACCGCTGGGCTGGTCGGTCGACTCCCGCGACTGGACCCTGCCGGGCGTCCCGGCGATCGTGGCCGGCGTGCGCCAGGCGGTCCGGCCGGGCGCGGTGATCCTCTTCCACGACGGTGGTGGCCGGCGGGCGCAGACCGTCGCCGCCCTCGCCGAACTCCTGCCGTGGCTGACCGCGCAGGGGTACCAGTTCGACTTCCCCGCCACCTGA
- the dinB gene encoding DNA polymerase IV — MFVTNEGPILHADLDAFYASVEQRDDPSLRGRPVIVGGGVVLAASYEAKARGVRTAMGCTQALRLCPSAVVVPPRMAAYSAASKAVFAVFEQTTPLVEGLSIDEAFLDVGGLARIAGPPRAIAAGLRRAVAEQVGLPITVGVARTKFLAKVASGVAKPDGLLVVPHDRELEFLHPLPVERLWGVGAVTAGKLHARGIRTVGQVAGRGEAELVELLGRASGRHLFALAHNRDPRPVVVGRRRRSIGAQRALGRRQRSPAELDEVLAALVDRLAHRLRAAHRVCRTVVLRLRFADFSRATRSQTVSRATAHTDDILAAARALLTAAMPVIHERGCTLLGVALSNLDDDAPRQLELPFDQHTPGALDAALDRVRDRYGTAAITRAMLLGRDDGPAVPLLPD; from the coding sequence GTGTTCGTGACGAACGAGGGTCCGATCCTGCACGCCGACCTCGACGCGTTCTACGCGTCGGTCGAGCAGCGTGACGACCCCTCGTTGCGCGGGCGGCCGGTCATCGTCGGCGGCGGGGTGGTGCTGGCGGCGAGCTACGAGGCCAAGGCGCGCGGCGTCCGCACGGCGATGGGCTGCACGCAGGCGCTGCGGCTGTGCCCGTCGGCGGTGGTGGTGCCGCCCCGGATGGCGGCCTACAGCGCGGCGAGCAAGGCGGTGTTCGCCGTGTTCGAGCAGACGACGCCGCTGGTGGAGGGGCTCTCGATCGACGAGGCGTTCCTCGACGTGGGCGGGCTGGCCCGGATCGCCGGCCCGCCGCGCGCGATCGCGGCCGGCCTGCGGCGCGCGGTGGCCGAGCAGGTCGGGCTGCCGATCACGGTCGGGGTGGCGCGCACGAAGTTCCTCGCCAAGGTCGCCAGCGGGGTGGCGAAACCGGACGGGCTCCTCGTCGTGCCGCACGACCGTGAGCTGGAGTTCCTGCACCCGTTGCCGGTCGAGCGGTTGTGGGGGGTGGGCGCGGTGACGGCCGGGAAGCTGCACGCGCGGGGCATCCGCACGGTGGGTCAGGTGGCCGGGCGGGGCGAGGCGGAGCTGGTCGAGCTGCTCGGCCGGGCGAGCGGCCGGCACCTGTTCGCGCTGGCGCACAACCGGGACCCGCGCCCGGTGGTCGTGGGGCGGCGGCGGCGCTCCATCGGGGCGCAGCGGGCGCTGGGGCGGCGGCAGCGGTCGCCGGCCGAGCTGGACGAGGTCCTGGCCGCGCTGGTCGACCGGCTGGCCCATCGGTTGCGCGCCGCACACCGGGTCTGCCGCACGGTGGTGCTGCGGTTGCGGTTCGCCGACTTCAGCCGCGCGACGCGCTCGCAGACGGTCTCCCGGGCGACGGCGCACACCGACGACATCCTCGCCGCCGCGCGTGCGCTGCTGACCGCGGCGATGCCGGTGATCCACGAGCGGGGATGCACACTGCTCGGCGTGGCACTGTCCAATCTGGACGACGATGCACCGCGGCAACTGGAGCTGCCGTTCGACCAGCACACGCCCGGCGCCCTCGACGCGGCGCTCGACCGGGTGCGCGATCGCTACGGCACCGCCGCGATCACCAGGGCGATGCTCCTCGGCCGCGACGACGGCCCGGCGGTACCACTGCTCCCGGACTAG
- a CDS encoding MerR family transcriptional regulator, which translates to MRIGELAQRAGTTTRALRFYETQGLLSAKRASNGYREYGEEDFRLVKEIQTLQAVGFSLDDTRPFVECLRAGHETGDSCADSIEVYERKLAEVEAFLDRLHAVRDDLRAKLAEALDREPGPCRVTTTFEESR; encoded by the coding sequence ATGCGAATCGGGGAGCTGGCGCAACGGGCGGGGACGACCACGCGGGCGCTGCGGTTCTACGAGACACAGGGCCTGCTGTCCGCGAAGCGGGCGTCCAACGGCTACCGCGAGTACGGCGAAGAGGACTTCCGCCTCGTCAAGGAGATCCAGACGCTGCAGGCAGTGGGGTTCAGCCTCGACGACACCCGGCCGTTCGTGGAGTGCCTGCGCGCCGGCCACGAGACCGGCGACTCGTGTGCCGACTCGATCGAGGTCTACGAGCGCAAGCTGGCCGAGGTCGAGGCGTTCCTGGACCGGCTGCACGCGGTGCGCGACGACCTGCGCGCCAAGCTCGCCGAGGCGCTGGACCGAGAACCCGGCCCCTGCCGGGTCACCACCACGTTCGAGGAGTCCCGATGA
- the trxA gene encoding thioredoxin, with the protein MTSTGLSGAVRAVTDATFAAEVLRHDGPVLVDFWAQWCPPCHMIAPVLDEIAAERAGTLAIRKINADENPGAARDHQVMSLPTLILFRDGEPVAQWVGARPKSRLLAEIDAALEA; encoded by the coding sequence ATGACCTCCACCGGCCTTTCCGGCGCCGTGCGCGCTGTCACCGACGCCACCTTCGCGGCGGAGGTGCTGCGTCACGACGGTCCCGTGCTGGTCGACTTCTGGGCGCAGTGGTGCCCGCCGTGCCACATGATCGCGCCCGTGCTCGACGAGATCGCCGCCGAGCGCGCCGGCACGCTGGCCATCCGCAAGATCAACGCCGACGAGAACCCCGGCGCCGCGCGGGACCACCAGGTGATGTCGCTGCCGACGCTGATCCTCTTCCGCGACGGCGAGCCCGTGGCGCAGTGGGTGGGCGCCCGGCCGAAGTCCCGGTTGCTCGCCGAGATCGACGCCGCACTGGAGGCCTGA
- a CDS encoding limonene-1,2-epoxide hydrolase family protein yields MADPKSTVTSFLTALEQDDVEGALAFAAPDVVYQNVPLPPARGVAAVEKQLRLLSRYRIGFEVRMHHIAADGPIVLTERTDVLRAGAWEARFWVCGTFEVRDDRIVLWRDYFDWATVLASGARGAGRAVVTRVATLLARARLRD; encoded by the coding sequence ATGGCGGACCCGAAGAGCACGGTGACCTCGTTCCTGACCGCCCTCGAACAGGACGACGTCGAAGGCGCGCTGGCCTTCGCCGCACCCGATGTCGTGTACCAGAACGTCCCGCTGCCCCCGGCGCGCGGCGTCGCGGCGGTGGAGAAGCAGTTGCGCCTGCTCAGCCGGTACCGCATCGGGTTCGAGGTGCGGATGCACCACATCGCCGCCGACGGGCCGATCGTGCTGACCGAGCGGACGGACGTGCTGCGCGCCGGGGCGTGGGAGGCGCGGTTCTGGGTGTGCGGCACGTTCGAGGTGCGGGACGACCGGATCGTGCTGTGGCGGGACTACTTCGACTGGGCCACCGTGCTCGCCTCCGGCGCGCGCGGCGCGGGCCGCGCCGTGGTCACCCGCGTGGCCACGCTGCTCGCCCGCGCCCGGCTGCGGGACTGA
- a CDS encoding FAD-dependent oxidoreductase, whose amino-acid sequence MSMPILLTVDDDPAVSRSVARDLRRRYGQDYRVVRAASGADALEALREIKLRGDAVAAILADYRMPQMDGITFLEQAMDLFPSARRALLTAYADTDAAIQAINVVDVDHYLLKPWDPPEEKLYPVVDALVEAWRAAGERPVEETKVIGHRWSSPSYKVRDFLARNSVPYRWYSVDEPEASRLLEAADRAAEDIPVLITPDGTVLCKPDGEQIADAVGLSTRPAAEFYDLVVIGGGPAGLGAAVYGASEGLRTVLVERRATGGQAGQSSRIENYLGFPDGVSGAQLTDRARRQAQKFGAEVLTARDVTGLEARGSARVVRFGDGSEIAAHAVVLATGVSYRALEAEGVADLTGRGVFYGSASTEAPECEGEHVYIVGGANSAGQAAVFFSRHAKDVSILVRGPSLHASMSHYLIEQIEAIGNIHVRPRTTVLRAHGTDHLEALTLCDEEQGITETVPTGHLFVFIGAAPRTEWLGDELLRDEHGFVRTGPDLVVEGNRPPGWTLDRDPHHLESSIPGVFVAGDVRSQSVKRVASAVGEGAMAVSLVHRYLEAR is encoded by the coding sequence GTGAGCATGCCCATCCTCCTGACCGTCGACGACGACCCGGCCGTGTCCCGGTCCGTCGCCCGTGACCTGCGCCGCCGCTACGGCCAGGACTACCGCGTCGTGCGCGCCGCCTCGGGTGCGGACGCGCTCGAGGCGCTGCGCGAGATCAAGCTGCGCGGCGACGCCGTCGCGGCGATCCTCGCCGACTACCGCATGCCCCAGATGGACGGCATCACGTTCCTGGAGCAGGCGATGGACCTGTTCCCGTCCGCGCGGCGCGCCCTGCTCACCGCGTACGCCGACACCGACGCGGCCATCCAGGCGATCAACGTCGTCGACGTCGACCACTACCTGCTCAAGCCGTGGGATCCGCCGGAGGAGAAGCTGTACCCGGTGGTCGACGCGCTGGTGGAAGCCTGGCGCGCGGCCGGCGAACGGCCGGTGGAGGAGACGAAGGTGATCGGGCACCGGTGGTCCTCGCCGTCGTACAAGGTGCGGGACTTCCTCGCCCGCAACTCCGTGCCCTACCGGTGGTACTCGGTCGACGAGCCGGAGGCGAGCCGCCTGCTCGAGGCCGCCGACCGGGCCGCGGAGGACATCCCGGTGCTGATCACCCCGGACGGCACGGTGCTGTGCAAACCCGACGGTGAGCAGATCGCCGACGCGGTCGGGCTGTCCACCCGGCCGGCGGCGGAGTTCTACGACCTGGTCGTGATCGGTGGCGGTCCGGCCGGCCTCGGTGCGGCCGTCTACGGCGCCTCCGAGGGGCTGCGCACCGTCCTGGTCGAGCGCCGGGCCACCGGAGGGCAGGCCGGGCAGAGCTCGCGCATCGAGAACTACCTCGGCTTCCCGGACGGCGTGTCCGGAGCCCAGCTGACCGACCGCGCCCGCCGCCAGGCCCAGAAGTTCGGCGCCGAGGTGCTCACCGCACGGGACGTGACCGGGCTGGAGGCCCGCGGTTCGGCGCGGGTGGTCAGGTTCGGCGACGGCAGTGAGATCGCGGCGCACGCCGTCGTCCTCGCCACCGGGGTGTCCTACCGCGCACTGGAGGCCGAGGGGGTAGCCGACCTCACCGGCCGTGGCGTGTTCTACGGTTCCGCGTCCACCGAGGCGCCGGAGTGCGAGGGCGAGCACGTCTACATCGTCGGTGGCGCCAACTCCGCCGGGCAGGCCGCGGTGTTCTTCTCCCGCCACGCCAAGGACGTCTCGATCCTGGTCCGCGGCCCGTCGCTGCACGCGTCCATGTCGCACTACCTCATCGAACAGATCGAGGCGATCGGCAACATCCACGTCCGCCCCCGCACCACTGTGCTGCGGGCGCACGGGACCGATCACCTCGAAGCGCTGACGCTGTGCGACGAGGAGCAGGGCATCACCGAAACCGTGCCGACCGGGCACCTGTTCGTGTTCATCGGGGCGGCTCCGCGCACCGAGTGGCTCGGTGACGAGTTGCTGCGCGACGAGCACGGCTTCGTTCGCACCGGCCCCGATCTCGTCGTCGAGGGCAACCGACCGCCGGGCTGGACCCTGGACCGGGATCCGCACCACCTGGAGTCGTCCATTCCCGGGGTGTTCGTGGCCGGCGACGTCCGGTCGCAGTCGGTCAAGCGGGTGGCCTCCGCCGTCGGCGAGGGCGCGATGGCCGTTTCGCTCGTGCACCGCTACCTGGAGGCACGATGA